From Vulpes vulpes isolate BD-2025 chromosome 7, VulVul3, whole genome shotgun sequence, one genomic window encodes:
- the LOC140599777 gene encoding uncharacterized protein: MERPRGGSEAEDWGHWEARGSGPARNPPVPEATGAVAASGLRTREGGLGSDQRAALLALGVALCFPALPLLCTDAGGIGLLAWGSGLPGPPHGPCCGSKRPRRRAGGQRKRRGRRRGPEAGGGRVLLSGSGIRGSLASSKAPPEDPPPPRAGRQGHAARAYRWDVCATHPAPGPRRDRAGTAPGPRRDRAWTAPGPRLDRACFPELRVRADRPSRQDQLLLKALLQ, encoded by the exons ATGGAAAGGCCGCGCGGGGGATCCGAAGCCGAGGACTGGGGGCACTGGGAGGCGCGGGGCTCTGGCCCGGCTCGGAACCCTCCGGTGCCTGAGGCCACAGGTGCGGTGGCCGCGAGCGGACTTAGGACGCGGGAGGGCGGCTTGGGGAGCGATCAGCGGGCAGCTCTGCTGGCCTTAGGCGTCGCCCTCTGTTTCCCTGCCCTCCCGCTTCTCTGCACCGATGCCGGCGGCATTGGCCTCCTGGCCTGGGGCTCGGGGCTCCCCGGGCCCCCGCACGGACCGTGCTGCGGCTCCAAGCGGCCTCGGCGACGGGCGGGAGGGCAGAGAAAGCGACGGGGACGCCGGAGGGGCCCCGAGGCAGGCGGTGGGCGTGTGCTGCTCTCGGGGTCCGGGATTCGGGGCAGCCTTGCCTCCTCGAAAGCTCCCCCGGAggaccctcccccgccccgcgcggggCGCCAGGGGCACGCGGCCCGGGCGTACAGGTGGGATGTCTGCGCGACGCACCCCGCGCCGGGACCGCGCCGGGACCGCGCCGGGACCGCGCCTGGACCGCGCCGGGACCGCGCCTGGACCGCGCCGGGACCGCGCCTGGACCGCGCTTGCTTCCCCGAGCTCCGAGTTCGCGCCGATCGCCCAAGTCGGCAG GATCAGTTGCTGTTGAAGGCGCTCCTCCAATGA